DNA sequence from the bacterium genome:
CGCCGCGGGCGGCAAGGCGCGCCTGCGCCTGATCCCGGGCCTGCCGGACGATTTCCGCGGCGGTCTCGTGCGCTTCGCGCAGGGCGTGCTCTATCTCTCGCTCGCGCGCGTCGATCCGCGCGAGGATCTCGGCGGGGGCCTCCACGGGAGCAGGGTCGCCGGCGGTCGGAACGGTCGGGAGTGCCATCGAACCTCCTCGCCGCCGCAACGGTGCACAGCGCTTCTTGTGAATCAATGTACACGGCACATACCCGAAATGCAAAGGCTTTCCGCCCAGATCCGGGGGGCGCGCCGGCCGCGCGAGGCTGGCCGGATGGGCGCCGCATTGACAATCGGTCGCCCGATGGTAGAGTAACGCGCATTTTCCACAGGCAACCGAGGGACATGAGCGACGAGAGAATTCTCACCATCGGGCTGAACACGCTGCCGGGGATGCGCGCGTGCGCGGCCGCGGCGACGTTCGAGCGCTTCCGGACGGCCGCTGCCATCCTCGCCGCGCCAGCCGAGGCCCTGACGGCCGTGCGCGGCGTCGGTCCGGCGCTGGCCGGGGCGGTGCGCTCGCTGGACGCCGCGAAGGCCGGCGAGGCCGAGGAGCGCCGGGCGCGCGAGTGCGGCGTGAGCATCCTCACGCTCGGGGACGCCGCGTACCCGGCGCGCCTGCGCATGATCCCCGACCCGCCGCGCGTCCTGTACGTGCGCGGGACCCTCGCGCCCGGCGACGACGACGGGATCGCGGTCGTCGGCGCGCGCGCGGCGAGCGCCTACGGGCGCACCGTGGCCGGCCGGCTGGCGCACGATCTGGCCGC
Encoded proteins:
- a CDS encoding DNA-processing protein DprA, which translates into the protein MSDERILTIGLNTLPGMRACAAAATFERFRTAAAILAAPAEALTAVRGVGPALAGAVRSLDAAKAGEAEERRARECGVSILTLGDAAYPARLRMIPDPPRVLYVRGTLAPGDDDGIAVVGARAASAYGRTVAGRLAHDLAA